TCCAGCGACCGGGCCGCCGCATCGGCCGCATGCACCACGACGTCGGACAGCGCCGTGTCGTCGGCGACGGCGCGCTCGGCCGCCGACGCCGCGGCCTGCAGCACGGTGACGATGGTGCCGGGCACGGTCTCGCCCATGGACCCTTCGACCAGGGCCACCGCGTGCCGCATCGAGGCCGCCAGCAGCGGCCCGTCGAGCACCGCGATCGGCCCACCGCGGTCGGCGGCAGCCTCGGCGGTCACGTCGGCCAGCGCGCGCAGGATCTGCGACAGGATCACCCCGGAGTTGCCGCGGGCACCGTGCAGTGCGCCGCGGGCCAGCGCGCCCGCGACCTGCGCGACGTCGTCGCCACGCGTCAGCGCATCGGCCTGCGCCCACGCCGCACGCATGGTGAACAGCATGTTCGTCCCGGTGTCGGCGTCCGCGACGGGGAACACATTGAGCCGGTTGATCTCGTCGGTGTGGGTGATGAGCTCGCCGACGGCGGTGTGGGCCCATTCGGTCAGGGTGGCGGCATCGAGCCGTCGAGCCGACATGGGAAACCTCCACCAGGTGTGACGCCGCGTCGCGCACTCGCGGTGCGGGTCAGCCTAGTCATTGGACCTGACAACGGTGCCGCGACGTTCCCGCCGGTCCCGGGGTTGGGGACGGCATTTTGGTGATCCCCGGGGCTATCGGTATCCTGGTCAGGTTGTCGGGTCACGCGGCGCCCCGCGGTGCAGCGGCCCGAACCCCCACGTACTGATCTGAGGAGTTCTGCATATGGCTGCCGTGTGCGATATCTGCGGGAAGGGCCCCGGCTTCGGCAAGTCGGTCTCGCACTCCCATCGCCGGACCAGCCGTCGGTGGAATCCCAACATCCAGACCGTCCGCGCCGTGACCCGCCCCGGCGGCAACAAGCAGCGGATGAACGTCTGCACGTCGTGCCTCAAGGCCGGCAAGGTCTCCCGCGGCTGACGCCCGCGAGCATTCCGCGCTGAGCGTTTAGCACCGTCGGCGCCGGGGAAGCCCGCGCGCATGACGGCTCATCGAGCACGACCCACCCTGTTCGCGTTGGCTTCCGGTGCTGCGCTGGCGTCGCTGTTGGTCGCCTGCGGCGACGACTCCGGCGGCGATGGCACCACCACCTCGTCGACCACCGAGACGACGTCGGTCACCACGTCGGTCGAGGTGACGGTGTCGCCCAGCGCGCCCGAGACCACCCCCGCGGCGCCCGAATCGCCGGCGCCCACCACCGACGGTGACGGCACCGTCCAGGTGCCGGTACCCGACATCCCGTCGCCGCCGGCCATCCCGTCGCCGCCGGCGATCCCCTCGCCTCCGCCGATCCCGTCCCCGCCGCCGATCCCGGGCGTCGGTTAAACAGCGTCCTCGCGCTGGTCTTCGCGTGAGGGCAGCCGCCAGTCGATCGGTTCGGCGCCCATCTTCTCGAGCAGTTCGTTGGCGCGGCTGAACGGCCGCGATCCGAAGAACCCGCGCGACGCCGACAGCGGCGACGGATGCGGCGACTCGATCGCCACGCAGTCGGCGCCGTCGAGCATCGGCTTCAGCGTCGACGCGTCCCGGCCCCACAGCACCGCGACCAACGGCTGCTTCCTGGCAACGAGCGCGCGGATCGCGCATTCGGTGACGGCCTCCCAGCCCTTGCCGCGGTGCGACGCCGGGCTGCCCGGCCGAACGGTGAGCACCCTGTTGAGCAGCATCACCCCGCGCTCGGCCCACGGCGTCAGATCGCCGGTGGCCGGCGCGGGATGGCCGAGGTCACTGGCGTACTCCTTGAAGATGTTGTCCAGGCTGCGCGGCAGAGGGCGCACCTCCGGCGCCACCGAGAAACTGAGTCCCACCGCGTGTCCCGGCGTCGGGTAGGGATCCTGGCCGACGATCAGCACCCGCACCCGCTCCAACGGAAACGTGAACGCGCGCAGCACATTCTGACCGGCGGGCAGATAGGTGTGGCCCGCGGCGAGTTCGGCGCGCAAGAACTCACCCATCTGCGCGACCTGGCCGGCGACCGGTTCGAGCGCCTGCGCCCAGCCGTCGTCGACGAGTTCGGTCAGCGGCCGCGCGGTCATCGATGTCCTTCGGTCGTCGCGGAAGTCACGAGTCGCCACCCTAGCTAGTCGAAGGACTGCCAGCCGGGATTCCCCTGCCACGCCGCGTCGTCGACGAGCACCCGCGGCGGTCCGTCGAGCACCCGGCCGATCGGTGTCCACCCGTTCGGCGGCGCCTGAGGGAACGTCGCGACCAGCGCGTGGTCCTCCCCGCCGCCGAGCACCCACGCCATCGGGTCGACGTCGAGCGCGGCCGCGGCCTCGGCCAGCGCGTCGCGGTCGGCGGACAGCGCATCGGTTCGCAACCCGATGCCCACGCCCGAACCGTCGGCGATGTGCCCGAGGTCGGCGAGCAACCCGTCGGACACATCGGTCATCGCGGTCGCGCCGGCGTCGGCGGCGACGCGGCCCTGCCCGTATGGCGGCTCCGGCACGAGATGGCGGCCGAGCAGACCGTCGAACCGCTCGATCCCGTTGTGCCACAACGCATATCCGGCAGCTGAGCGGCCCAGCTCGCCGCACACCGCGACGGTGTCACCGGGTCGCGCGCCCGTGCGGCGCACCGGTTCGCGCCCGTCGAGATCGCCGAGCACGGTCACCGAGATGACCCACTGCGGGGCGCTGACCAGATCACCGCCGATGATCCCCGCGCCCAGCAGTCCGGCCTCGTGCCACATGCCGTCAGCCAACTCCAGCGCCAGGTCCGCCGAGGTGTCGGCGGGCGCGCCAAACGCCACCACGAACGCCGTCGCACGCGCTCCCATCGCCTCGACATCCGCGGCGTTCTGCGCGATCGACTTGCGCCCCACCTGATGTGGCGTCGACCAGTCGAGGCGAAAGTGGCGGTCCTGCACGAGCATGTCGGTCGAGACCACGGTCCGGCCGTCGGCCGCACGCAACACCGCCGCGTCGTCACCGGGCCCCACCGCGACGGCGTCGGGCTGGCGCCTGCCGGCGACCAACCGCTCGATCACGGCGAACTCGCCGACCTCGGCCAAGCTCTCGCCGGCGTCGTCGGTCGCCATGTCACCTCCTGACTCCGCGCCATGAACCCCGGACGGACCTGCGGTACGTTAAGCCCCTGCGGCGTGGAGTCTATGCAGCGCCAGGGAGGAACTACGGGTGGTCGAGGCTTTCATGCTGATTCAGACCGAGGTGGGCCGCGCCGAGGTCATCGCGAACCAGCTCGCCGCGCTGCCGGGAGTGCTGTCGGCCGAATACGTCACCGGCCCCTACGACGTCGTGGTCCGCATCGGCGCCGACTCGCTCGAGGAGATGACGGCCTCCGTCGTGCCCGCGGTGCAGCAGGTGACAGGAATCACCCGCACCCTGACCTGTCCGATCGCCAACGGAGCGCATCCCTAGAGTTGGATCCGTGCACGACGACACGGACACCGACACCGACGGGCCGCCGCGAACCCTGCTGATCGCCGCCGTAGTGGTGGCCGTCGCGGCTGTCGTCGTGCTCCTCGTGATCGCCGTCGCGCGCCAGCGGCCCGTCCCGACGCAGCCGGTCCCGCTCGTGGGCATCCCGGCGCCGCAGGCGAGCAGTCCCGACTGCGCCGCCGTCCTCGATGCACTGCCTGCCGAACTCGGCGACAGCACCCGCGCGCCGCTGGCCGAACCGGCACCGCCCGCCGCGGCGGCGTGGCGCTCCGGCGAGCAGGACGAGGCGATCGTCTTGCGGTGCGGGGTGGACCGGCCCGCGGAGTTCGTGGTCGGCGCGCCCGTGCAGGCGGTCGACGACGTGCAGTGGTTCCGGGTCGGAGAGGCGGGCATCGCCGACCCGGGCGCCGGGCGCAGCACCTGGTACGCCGTCGACCGCGGTGTCTATCTGGCGCTGACGCTGCCGCAGGGTTCCGGACCCACGCCGATCCAGCAGATCTCCGACGTGATCGCGAAAACGTTGCCCGCCAAGCCCGTCGAGCCGGCACCGGTCGGCTAGCGCAGCCCGGTGCCCCGCTTCAGCGCGGTCTCGACCATCGTCGCCAGCAGCGTCGGATAGTCGACACCGCTGGCCGCCCACATCCGCGGGTACATCGAGATGGTGGTGAAACCCGGCATCGTGTTGATCTCGTTGATCACCGGGCCGTCCTCGGTGAGGAAGAAGTCCACCCGCGCCAGGCCCTGACAGTCGATCGCGTTGAACGCGCGAATCGCCAACTGCCGCACCGTATCTGCGACGTCATCGTCGACCTTGGCGGGCACGTCGAGCTCGGCGGCGTCGTCGAGGTACTTGGTGGCGAAGTCGTAGAACCCGTCCTCGCGGCCCCGCACACCGGCGACCCGGATCTCGCCGACGGTGCTGGCTTCGATTCGGCCGTCGGGGAATTCGAGCACCCCGCATTCGAGTTCGCGTCCCGGCACCGCGGCCTCGACGATGACCTTGGGGTCGTGGCGGCGGGCCGACTCGATCGCGGCGGGCAGCCGATCCCAGGCGGTGACCCGGCTGACGCCGATCGAGGAGCCGCCGCGCGCGGGCTTGACGAACACCGGCAGGCCCAGCCGCTCGCGCTCGTCGAGGCTCAGCGTCTCCGTGCGGGGCCGCAGCACCACCTGGTCCCCGATCGGGAGGCCCTCGGCCGCCAGCAGCTTCTTGGTGAACTCCTTGTCCATGCCGGACGCGCTGGCCAGCACCCCGGCGCCGACGTAGGGCACGCCGGCCAGTTCGAGCAGACCCTGAATTGTGCCGTCCTCGCCGTAGGGCCCGTGCAGTACCGGAAACACCACATCGACGGCGCCCAGCAGCCGGCCCGCACCCTGCCCGAGCGACAACAGCTGCCCGCCGCGGCCGGGGTCGGCGGCCAGCGCCAGTTCGGTGCCCGATTCCGGGGTCACCTCGGGCAGCCGGCCGTCGGTGATCGCCATGGTGTCCGGTTGCGCGTCGGTGAGCATCCAAGCCCCGCCGGGGGTGATACCGACGGCGACCACGTCGAAGCGCTCGGGATCGAGGTTGCGCAGGATGCTGCCTGCGGAGACGCAGGAGATCGCGTGCTCGGAGCTGCGTCCGCCGTAGACGACGGCGACCCGGACGCGACCCGAGCCGGAATCAGGGCGGGCAGTCACAATCTGGAGAGGCTACCGTCCGGTCCCGCGCCGAGTCGTCCCGGATTTCTGACCTGCGCGTTCAGGACAGCGCCTGCTCGACGTCGGCGACCAGGTCGTCGGTGTCCTCGATGCCCAGCGAGATCCGCGCGAAACCGTCACCGACCGCGTCGCCCCAGCGGGCCCGCCGGTCCACCGAGGTGTGGATGCCGCCGAAGCTGGTCGAGGCCACCAGCAGCGCGCTGCGCCGCACCAGCGCGTCGACCGCGGCCGCGTCGGCCAACTCGACCGCGATCAACCCGCCGAACCGCTTCATCTGCGCGCGTGCCACAGCGTGGGCCGGGTCGTCGGGCAGCCCGGGATAGCGCACCGAGCGCACCGCCGGGTGTGTGTGCAACATCACCGCCAGCGCGGCGGCGTTCTGGCACTGCCGCTCGAACCGCAGACCGGCCGTGCCCAGGCTGCGCAGCACCAGCCACGCCTCGAACGCACCGAGCACCGCACCCGCCAGCAGCCGCTCGCGGGTCAGGGCCGTCATCAGATCGGTGCGACTGCTCGCGACGTAGCCGGCGACGAGGTCGCTGTGGCCCGACAGCGACTTGGTGGCGCTGGCCACCACCACGTCGGCGCCCAGCGACAGCGGTTGCTGACCGAGCGGGGTCGCGGTGGTGTTGTCGACGACCAGGGTCGCGCCGCGGCGCCGGCACTGCATGGCTAGCCGGTACAGGTCGACGACGTCGAGGCCCGGGTTGGCCGGGCTCTCGGCGAGGATCACGTCGGCGTCGGCCGACGCCTCACACATCTGCGCGCTGGTCGCTTCGATGACCGTGACGCCCTGGGCGGCAAGGTATTCCGATGCGTACTGGCGGACCTGGTAGTAGCCGTCGGCCGGGACGACGAGGGTGCTGCCCGGCTTGGCCAGCACCCGCAGCACCGCGGTGATGGCGGCCATCCCGGACGCGAACGCCAGCGCGGCGGTCGCGCCCTCGAGTTCGGCCAGCGCCGACTCCAGTTGCCGCCAGGTCGGGTTCGAGCTGCGCCCGTAGGTGTCCAGCTCGGCGGACTCGTCCTGCGACAGGTGGAAGGTCGCGGCCGAGACCGGCTGCGGGGCCACCGGCGCACCCGGGACATGTTCGGAGGCAACGGCTTTGACGCTGCGAGTGGAGTCGCCGTACTGACCGTCCATCGGTCACTCCGGCTTGGTGCTGCGCCCGAGGAGCAGGGCGACGGCCTCGTGCACCGACAGACCCTTGTGACACACCCGCACGACCGCGTCGGTCAGCGGCATCTCGACGTCGTAACTGGCGGCCAGCGCCAGCACCGACTGACACGACGCCACCCCCTCAGCGACGTGGCCACCGGTCGCCTGCAGCGCGGATTCCATCGTCCCGCCGCGGCCGAGGCGCTCACCGAAGGCCCGGTTGCGCGAATGCGGCGAAGTGCAGGTGGCGACGAGGTCACCGACACCGGCCAGCCCCGCCAGGGTCGCGGGCTTGGCGCCCAACGCGATTCCCAGCCGCATGATCTCGGCCAGCCCGCGGGTGATGATCGCGGCCGCGGTGTTCTCCCCCAGACCGACGCCCGCCGCCATCCCGCAGGCCAGCGCGATCACGTTCTTGCAGGCCCCACCCACCTCCGCGCCGATCACGTCGGCGTTGGTGTACGGGCGCAGATAGCCGGTCGACAACGCACGCTGCAGCGCCACCGCTCGACCCGAGTCGCTGCATGCTACGACGGTCGCTGCGGGTTGCTCGTCGGCGACCTCGCTGGCCAGGTTGGGCCCGGTGACCACGGCCACCCGCGACGGGTCGGCGCCGGTGACTTGCACGATCACCTGGCTCATCCGCATCAGCGTGTCGAGTTCGATGCCCTTCGCGAGGCTGACCAGCGTGACGTCGTCACCGATCAGTCCCTTCCACTGTCCGAGGTTGGTGCGCAGCGTCTGCGCAGGAACCGCGAGTAGCACCGTGCACGCGCCGTCCAGCGCCTCGGCGGGATCACCGGTCGCGCGGATGGTCTTGGGAAGCTCGATGTCCTCGAGATATCCGGCATTGCGGTGGGTGTCGTTGATCTCCTCGGCCAACTCCGGGCGCCGTGTCCACAACCGGACGTCGTTGCCGGCGTCGGCGAGCACTTTGGCGAGCGAGGTTCCCCACGCTCCAGCGCCCATCACCGCTGCCTCGACCACGCCATCAGACTATCGCGGGCCGTCGGCTGGCAGGATGACGCACATGAGCGGGTCACCCGAAGCCGACATCGGATTGGTGATCGCCGTCAAGCGCCTCGCGGACGCCAAGACGAGGCTGGCGCCGGCGTTCTCCGCCGCCCGCCGTGAACGACTCGTGCTGGCGATGCTCCTCGACACGATCAGCGCCGCGATCGCCGTCCCGGCGGTCCGCTCGATCACCGTCGTCACCCCCGATGATGCCGCCGCCGAGGCGGTGCGCCGGCTGGGCGCCCAAGTGTTCACCGACCCGACACCTGCCGGACACGGCGACCCGTTGAACAACGCAATCCTTGCCGCAGAACGGGAGATCCGTCGCCGGACCCCCAATATCGTTGTGCTGCAGGGTGATTTGCCCGCACTGCGAACCGACGAGCTGAGCGCAGCCATCGCCGACGCCCGCTCGCATCCGCGCAGCTTCGTCGGTGACCGGCACGGCACCGGCACGTCGGCGTTGTTCGGTTTAGGGGTGGAACTTCACCCGCTGTTCGGCGCGGATTCCGCCGCGCGTCACCGGTCTTCCGGCGCCGTCGAACTCACCGGCGCATGGCCCGGACTGCGCTGCGACATCGACACTCCCGAGGACCTGTTGGCGGCGCGCGCACTGGGCGTCGGCGCGGCGACCACCGCCGCCGCCGACGCTGTGACCTGAGGTCGCCGACCAACGCTGGCACGAGTGCCGGTGTTTAGGGAATCATCTGAGGCATGACCGAAGCCGAGACGCAGACCCGCGACAGCGGCACCCAGCCGAACTCCAGGGGCGCGGAGGACTCCGGCGATTCGGCACCCGGCGCACCGCCCGCGGCGACCTCCCCCGCGATCGACAACGCCTTGCCCGAGGACCGCTACCTCAACCGCGAACTGAGTTGGCTCGACTTCAACTCCCGCGTGCTGGCGCTCGCCGCCGACCCGTCGCTGCCGCTGCTGGAACGCGCGAAGTTCCTCGCGATCTTCGCCTCCAACCTCGACGAGTTCTACATGGTTCGCGTGGCCGGCCTCAAGCGGCGCGACGAGATGGGGTTGTCGGTGCGTTCCGCCGACGGGCTGTCGCCGCGCGAGCAGTTGCGCCGCATCAACGAACGCACCCAACACCTCGCCAACCGCCACGCGCACGTGTTCCTCGACTCGGTGCGCCCGGCGCTGGTCGACGAGGGCATCGTGATCGTGACGTGGGCCGAACTCGACGAGCCGGAGCGCAACCGGTTGTCGACGTACTTCCACGAACAGGTGTTCCCGGTACTGACACCGC
The window above is part of the Mycolicibacterium rutilum genome. Proteins encoded here:
- the rpmB gene encoding 50S ribosomal protein L28, giving the protein MAAVCDICGKGPGFGKSVSHSHRRTSRRWNPNIQTVRAVTRPGGNKQRMNVCTSCLKAGKVSRG
- a CDS encoding uracil-DNA glycosylase, whose product is MTARPLTELVDDGWAQALEPVAGQVAQMGEFLRAELAAGHTYLPAGQNVLRAFTFPLERVRVLIVGQDPYPTPGHAVGLSFSVAPEVRPLPRSLDNIFKEYASDLGHPAPATGDLTPWAERGVMLLNRVLTVRPGSPASHRGKGWEAVTECAIRALVARKQPLVAVLWGRDASTLKPMLDGADCVAIESPHPSPLSASRGFFGSRPFSRANELLEKMGAEPIDWRLPSREDQREDAV
- a CDS encoding thiamine-phosphate kinase, giving the protein MATDDAGESLAEVGEFAVIERLVAGRRQPDAVAVGPGDDAAVLRAADGRTVVSTDMLVQDRHFRLDWSTPHQVGRKSIAQNAADVEAMGARATAFVVAFGAPADTSADLALELADGMWHEAGLLGAGIIGGDLVSAPQWVISVTVLGDLDGREPVRRTGARPGDTVAVCGELGRSAAGYALWHNGIERFDGLLGRHLVPEPPYGQGRVAADAGATAMTDVSDGLLADLGHIADGSGVGIGLRTDALSADRDALAEAAAALDVDPMAWVLGGGEDHALVATFPQAPPNGWTPIGRVLDGPPRVLVDDAAWQGNPGWQSFD
- a CDS encoding Lrp/AsnC ligand binding domain-containing protein — encoded protein: MLIQTEVGRAEVIANQLAALPGVLSAEYVTGPYDVVVRIGADSLEEMTASVVPAVQQVTGITRTLTCPIANGAHP
- a CDS encoding DUF3515 domain-containing protein, which codes for MHDDTDTDTDGPPRTLLIAAVVVAVAAVVVLLVIAVARQRPVPTQPVPLVGIPAPQASSPDCAAVLDALPAELGDSTRAPLAEPAPPAAAAWRSGEQDEAIVLRCGVDRPAEFVVGAPVQAVDDVQWFRVGEAGIADPGAGRSTWYAVDRGVYLALTLPQGSGPTPIQQISDVIAKTLPAKPVEPAPVG
- a CDS encoding D-alanine--D-alanine ligase family protein, coding for MTARPDSGSGRVRVAVVYGGRSSEHAISCVSAGSILRNLDPERFDVVAVGITPGGAWMLTDAQPDTMAITDGRLPEVTPESGTELALAADPGRGGQLLSLGQGAGRLLGAVDVVFPVLHGPYGEDGTIQGLLELAGVPYVGAGVLASASGMDKEFTKKLLAAEGLPIGDQVVLRPRTETLSLDERERLGLPVFVKPARGGSSIGVSRVTAWDRLPAAIESARRHDPKVIVEAAVPGRELECGVLEFPDGRIEASTVGEIRVAGVRGREDGFYDFATKYLDDAAELDVPAKVDDDVADTVRQLAIRAFNAIDCQGLARVDFFLTEDGPVINEINTMPGFTTISMYPRMWAASGVDYPTLLATMVETALKRGTGLR
- a CDS encoding cystathionine gamma-lyase; translation: MDGQYGDSTRSVKAVASEHVPGAPVAPQPVSAATFHLSQDESAELDTYGRSSNPTWRQLESALAELEGATAALAFASGMAAITAVLRVLAKPGSTLVVPADGYYQVRQYASEYLAAQGVTVIEATSAQMCEASADADVILAESPANPGLDVVDLYRLAMQCRRRGATLVVDNTTATPLGQQPLSLGADVVVASATKSLSGHSDLVAGYVASSRTDLMTALTRERLLAGAVLGAFEAWLVLRSLGTAGLRFERQCQNAAALAVMLHTHPAVRSVRYPGLPDDPAHAVARAQMKRFGGLIAVELADAAAVDALVRRSALLVASTSFGGIHTSVDRRARWGDAVGDGFARISLGIEDTDDLVADVEQALS
- a CDS encoding NAD(P)H-dependent glycerol-3-phosphate dehydrogenase; this encodes MVEAAVMGAGAWGTSLAKVLADAGNDVRLWTRRPELAEEINDTHRNAGYLEDIELPKTIRATGDPAEALDGACTVLLAVPAQTLRTNLGQWKGLIGDDVTLVSLAKGIELDTLMRMSQVIVQVTGADPSRVAVVTGPNLASEVADEQPAATVVACSDSGRAVALQRALSTGYLRPYTNADVIGAEVGGACKNVIALACGMAAGVGLGENTAAAIITRGLAEIMRLGIALGAKPATLAGLAGVGDLVATCTSPHSRNRAFGERLGRGGTMESALQATGGHVAEGVASCQSVLALAASYDVEMPLTDAVVRVCHKGLSVHEAVALLLGRSTKPE
- the cofC gene encoding 2-phospho-L-lactate guanylyltransferase, which translates into the protein MSGSPEADIGLVIAVKRLADAKTRLAPAFSAARRERLVLAMLLDTISAAIAVPAVRSITVVTPDDAAAEAVRRLGAQVFTDPTPAGHGDPLNNAILAAEREIRRRTPNIVVLQGDLPALRTDELSAAIADARSHPRSFVGDRHGTGTSALFGLGVELHPLFGADSAARHRSSGAVELTGAWPGLRCDIDTPEDLLAARALGVGAATTAAADAVT